In Bacillus cereus ATCC 14579, a single window of DNA contains:
- a CDS encoding glycosyltransferase family 2 protein: MTLSIVVPCYNEEKVLRAFYSETSLEIHKLTTDYEFVFVNDGSKDDTLNILRDLASADSSVHYISFSRNFGKEAAMLAGLKYATGDAIVIMDADLQHPPTLIKELLEGYNEGYDQVIAKRTRTGDSPVRSFVSRLYYKVMNKFVDIELVDGIGDFRLLSRRAVDSLVSLSEYNRFSKGLFSWIGYNELIIEYENVLRSDGESKWTFSKLLNYGIDGVISFNNKPLRLSIYLGLLTTILGLLYVITTFVQIILGGVEVPGYFTLISAILFIGGIQLIFLGVIGEYIGRIYYETKRRPHFIVAEKKVSEVKQKA, translated from the coding sequence ATGACCCTTTCAATAGTAGTACCATGCTACAATGAAGAAAAGGTGCTTCGTGCCTTTTATTCAGAGACTTCTCTTGAAATTCATAAATTAACTACCGATTATGAATTTGTTTTTGTTAATGATGGTAGTAAAGATGATACATTAAATATTTTACGTGATTTAGCTAGTGCAGATTCATCGGTACACTATATATCATTTAGTCGAAACTTCGGAAAAGAAGCTGCAATGTTAGCTGGTTTAAAATATGCTACAGGCGATGCAATTGTTATTATGGATGCTGACTTACAACACCCTCCTACGTTAATAAAAGAATTGTTAGAAGGATATAACGAAGGCTACGACCAAGTCATTGCAAAAAGAACAAGAACTGGTGATTCACCTGTTCGCTCTTTCGTCTCTCGTCTTTACTATAAGGTGATGAATAAGTTTGTAGATATTGAATTAGTAGATGGTATTGGTGACTTTAGACTTTTAAGTCGAAGAGCAGTGGATTCTTTAGTGTCTTTAAGTGAATACAACCGATTTTCAAAGGGTTTATTCTCTTGGATTGGTTATAACGAATTAATCATTGAATATGAAAATGTATTACGTTCTGATGGAGAAAGTAAATGGACCTTCTCGAAATTATTAAATTACGGAATTGATGGTGTAATTTCATTCAATAATAAACCGTTACGTCTATCTATATATCTCGGATTACTAACAACCATTTTAGGACTTTTATACGTAATCACTACGTTCGTTCAAATCATCCTTGGTGGTGTGGAAGTTCCTGGTTACTTTACTCTCATTTCCGCTATACTATTTATTGGCGGTATTCAACTCATATTCCTAGGTGTGATTGGTGAATATATCGGTCGTATTTATTATGAAACAAAACGTAGACCGCATTTTATTGTAGCTGAAAAGAAAGTTAGTGAAGTTAAACAAAAGGCATAA